From Fusobacterium perfoetens, one genomic window encodes:
- the ctlX gene encoding citrulline utilization hydrolase CtlX has product MRDFLTNRVLMVRPIAFTYNEETGADNLYQKNDNQDRKILEEKAEKEFDTLVEKLRSESIEVLVIQDSLTPHTPDSIFPNNWFSTHEDNKVVLYPMYAENRRLERTDKIFDFVKDKNQIEKIDFTKYENEGKFLEGTGSMCLDRKNKIAYANISKRTDKELFEKFCEKLGYKGISFSGSQTVNGVKAPIYHTNVMLTIGEEYVIIYLSAIEDEKEREIVKNSFINSGKKIIEISGEQTKNFLGNAIELRKKDGSKILVMSKTAYDSLDDEQKNIIEESAKIVYSDIPTIENYGGGSARCMIAEFFLD; this is encoded by the coding sequence ATGAGAGATTTTTTGACAAATAGAGTATTAATGGTTAGACCCATAGCTTTTACATATAATGAGGAAACAGGAGCAGATAATCTTTATCAAAAAAATGACAATCAAGATAGAAAAATTCTTGAAGAAAAGGCTGAAAAAGAGTTTGATACTTTGGTGGAAAAGCTTAGAAGTGAAAGTATAGAAGTTTTGGTTATCCAAGACAGTTTGACGCCGCATACACCAGATAGTATTTTTCCAAATAACTGGTTTAGCACACACGAAGATAATAAGGTGGTGCTATATCCAATGTATGCTGAAAATAGGAGACTTGAGAGAACTGATAAAATTTTTGACTTTGTAAAAGATAAAAATCAAATAGAAAAAATAGATTTTACAAAATATGAAAATGAGGGAAAATTTTTAGAGGGTACTGGTAGTATGTGCCTTGATAGAAAAAATAAAATAGCTTATGCCAATATCTCTAAAAGAACAGATAAAGAGTTATTTGAGAAATTTTGTGAAAAGTTGGGATATAAAGGGATTAGCTTTTCTGGAAGTCAAACAGTAAATGGTGTAAAAGCTCCAATCTATCATACAAATGTTATGTTAACTATTGGAGAGGAGTATGTAATAATCTATCTGTCAGCTATTGAAGATGAAAAAGAGAGAGAAATAGTTAAAAATTCTTTTATAAACTCTGGAAAAAAGATAATAGAAATCTCTGGAGAACAAACAAAAAATTTTTTGGGAAATGCAATAGAACTTAGAAAAAAAGATGGTTCTAAAATTCTTGTAATGTCAAAAACTGCTTATGATTCGTTAGATGATGAGCAAAAAAATATTATAGAGGAAAGTGCTAAAATAGTTTACTCAGATATTCCAACTATAGAAAACTATGGTGGAGGTTCTGCTAGATGTATGATAGCAGAGTTTTTCTTAGATTAA
- a CDS encoding YdcF family protein: MFYIIKVISLLIFSPLLFIGGFLFFGKILCKNGKKIIGRLAYIFGVVLFLLSCEFSTDFLTVALENNYKISTEKEIDSSDVYILLGGGIKSHTLVGNIPKNSVMVRLMTTAKLYHQNPKPIIITGGMVLDKTVSESSVYKKDLVAVGIPEKDIILEERSRNTKENAIYTKEIMREKNYTRGVIVTSAIHMTRSMKVFEEEGFEFYPIPCGFVGQTEIVGIQNFIPNYTTLKNTFAVLWEYFGMIYYKIRY; the protein is encoded by the coding sequence ATGTTTTATATAATCAAAGTAATATCACTTTTGATATTTTCGCCACTTTTATTTATTGGTGGGTTTTTATTTTTTGGAAAAATTTTATGTAAAAATGGAAAGAAAATCATAGGAAGATTAGCCTATATTTTTGGAGTGGTTTTATTTTTACTTTCTTGTGAATTTTCAACAGATTTTTTAACAGTGGCTTTAGAAAATAATTATAAAATTAGTACAGAAAAAGAGATAGATAGTAGTGATGTATATATTTTACTTGGGGGAGGAATAAAAAGTCATACTTTAGTTGGAAATATTCCTAAAAATAGTGTGATGGTAAGATTAATGACAACAGCTAAACTATATCATCAAAATCCAAAACCTATTATTATAACTGGGGGAATGGTATTAGATAAAACAGTCAGTGAAAGTTCAGTTTATAAGAAAGATTTAGTGGCAGTAGGTATTCCAGAAAAGGATATAATTTTGGAAGAGAGAAGTAGAAATACAAAGGAAAATGCAATTTATACCAAAGAAATAATGAGAGAGAAAAATTATACTAGAGGGGTAATTGTAACTTCTGCTATCCATATGACTAGAAGTATGAAAGTATTTGAAGAGGAGGGATTTGAGTTTTATCCTATTCCTTGTGGTTTTGTCGGACAGACTGAGATAGTTGGTATCCAAAATTTTATCCCTAACTATACAACTTTGAAAAATACTTTTGCTGTGTTATGGGAATATTTTGGAATGATTTATTATAAGATTAGATATTAG
- a CDS encoding RrF2 family transcriptional regulator: protein MKFSLESDYEVRIVLQLYISPNKREKSSQVLEECRIPPKLGQRTITKLVKANVLRSIRGNNGGVEVIKKPEDLSLYEVISAVEDLTIKKCIDNPENCRWKCVDCSLYKNVVRIKKRFLQDLKDVKFKELIEQM, encoded by the coding sequence ATGAAATTTTCATTAGAAAGTGATTACGAAGTAAGGATAGTTCTACAATTATATATTTCACCTAACAAAAGAGAAAAATCAAGCCAAGTATTGGAAGAGTGTCGTATTCCTCCAAAGCTAGGTCAGAGGACAATAACAAAACTTGTAAAAGCAAATGTACTTCGCTCCATAAGAGGAAATAACGGTGGAGTGGAAGTTATAAAAAAACCAGAGGATCTTTCATTGTATGAAGTAATAAGTGCAGTGGAAGATTTGACAATAAAAAAATGTATAGATAACCCAGAGAATTGTCGTTGGAAATGTGTGGATTGCTCTTTATATAAAAATGTTGTTAGAATCAAAAAAAGATTTCTACAAGATTTAAAAGACGTAAAGTTTAAAGAATTAATAGAACAGATGTAA
- a CDS encoding autotransporter outer membrane beta-barrel domain-containing protein, with amino-acid sequence MKNKMKIFFIMLAMTSLVYSKENTVDKIEKFNSNLVVQGKDITERIDYTLYPQNITLIPNGATNEEIEKIKEKNKNELFPKQSFNYKTNTIENGLHNGKTDAKLAIYAEDGATIHNIGKILSYDQKINTNYGGVLITGIDNPLKRNDNLIGLKGDIDSFVSFINDGQIEMGATEHVLAVPVNIAGLIPTSITFADYGKYIINAAFSDIKNNGTITNGIDSTKYIKAVDVGVLNGGRIDTDRRAVNLEQGSVENTGLINLERIKQFELIDGVAVDLLQIGVHFYRDDYGINILNESTLGKSKNSINSGKIFIGGDIYSQGYSGIGVSALGADFIGEHNKYGINSKNSTFINTGTIEVERDFAKALDDNNNIVDLYLFYKNFLKLGLLSFTNLTETSIGININGGEFYNNGGTISVGVNESKNMVTQLRKGRAIAVAGENGANIYFNTNIENKNPILSTDKEEIKSTINLEGIHVYATWLEGGSTATFNGLTEINFNMPPIALPDNATEEQKKDYEEAVADYENRRNKEIFHTEDTSKVVINGTIRANGDFSIDNTKNNIEIGGGYKKGPIMENGKVVVYEVVVTPGKIISIGKIGLNGDLKVDTTNFVGMLEKDMKKYIDHKYVEADGGITGNGNLVSSSYLFDIKTDKTNNSISLTDVNRKNFNTIVENKELGKILEDSYEGVSGEKLDFYKYISLGDNYESFSERLNEITGIDNITTLEAQVVDITKDLNRQYKGFIKNNKEEGVVFSYLNSKSEIGEQGKYSGFERESNGFMSGYNKYVLDNLRVGAGLSYMKSSIDYTDESSNKIETWNARAYSEYKIKNINLLSDISFGYNQSENKRFGGDNLHSGDVNIYTLGFNNSLYKNYNITDRFSVNPSINLDFTYYYQDDYKEDNGKFSVNGDKTNGYYGTLGTAVDLKYDIFASGNNKISLVGGMEYSYDILSSTEDIDLENIIGKFSEEKRELDKNSLVYNLGVEYTYNDDYSVGLKYSKEIVNDVDNEKIGLDFTYKF; translated from the coding sequence ATGAAAAATAAAATGAAAATATTTTTTATTATGTTGGCGATGACTTCATTGGTTTATTCTAAAGAAAATACAGTCGATAAAATAGAAAAGTTTAACTCTAATCTTGTGGTACAAGGTAAAGATATAACAGAAAGAATAGATTATACTTTATATCCTCAAAATATTACTTTAATTCCAAATGGGGCAACTAATGAAGAGATAGAAAAAATAAAAGAAAAAAATAAGAATGAGTTATTTCCTAAACAAAGTTTTAACTATAAAACTAATACAATTGAAAATGGATTACATAATGGGAAAACAGATGCTAAGTTGGCTATTTATGCAGAAGATGGAGCTACTATTCATAATATAGGGAAAATTTTGTCTTATGATCAAAAAATCAATACAAACTATGGAGGAGTTTTAATTACAGGAATAGATAATCCTTTAAAAAGAAATGATAATTTAATAGGATTAAAGGGAGATATAGATTCTTTTGTAAGTTTTATAAATGATGGTCAAATAGAGATGGGAGCTACTGAACATGTATTAGCAGTTCCTGTTAATATTGCAGGTTTAATACCAACAAGTATTACTTTTGCAGATTATGGCAAATATATAATTAATGCAGCTTTTAGTGATATTAAAAATAATGGAACTATAACTAATGGAATAGATAGCACTAAATATATTAAAGCTGTAGATGTTGGAGTTTTGAATGGTGGAAGAATAGATACTGATAGAAGAGCGGTAAATTTAGAACAAGGTAGTGTAGAAAATACAGGTCTAATTAATTTAGAAAGAATAAAACAATTTGAACTTATTGATGGAGTTGCCGTAGATTTACTCCAAATAGGAGTTCATTTTTATAGAGACGACTATGGGATTAATATTTTAAATGAATCTACTCTAGGAAAATCTAAAAATAGTATAAATAGTGGAAAAATATTTATTGGAGGAGATATTTATTCACAAGGATATTCTGGAATAGGAGTATCAGCTTTAGGAGCAGACTTTATAGGAGAACATAATAAATACGGTATAAATAGCAAAAATTCTACATTTATTAATACAGGTACAATAGAGGTTGAAAGAGATTTTGCGAAAGCTCTAGATGATAATAATAATATTGTTGATCTATATTTATTTTATAAAAATTTTCTTAAATTAGGGCTTTTATCATTTACAAATTTAACAGAGACAAGTATTGGTATTAATATTAATGGTGGAGAATTTTATAATAATGGTGGAACAATATCTGTTGGAGTAAATGAAAGTAAAAATATGGTGACTCAACTTAGAAAAGGAAGAGCCATAGCAGTAGCAGGAGAAAATGGTGCTAATATTTATTTTAATACTAATATTGAAAATAAAAATCCTATTTTAAGTACAGATAAAGAAGAAATAAAATCTACTATTAATCTTGAAGGAATACACGTTTATGCTACATGGTTAGAAGGAGGATCAACTGCTACTTTTAATGGTCTTACAGAAATAAATTTTAATATGCCACCAATAGCTTTACCAGACAATGCTACAGAAGAACAAAAAAAAGACTATGAAGAGGCAGTTGCAGATTATGAAAATAGAAGAAATAAAGAGATATTTCATACTGAAGATACGAGTAAAGTAGTAATCAATGGAACAATTAGAGCTAATGGAGACTTCAGTATAGACAATACTAAAAACAATATAGAGATAGGTGGCGGATATAAAAAAGGTCCTATTATGGAGAATGGAAAAGTTGTAGTATATGAAGTAGTTGTAACTCCTGGTAAGATAATTTCTATTGGGAAGATAGGACTTAATGGAGATTTAAAAGTAGATACTACTAATTTCGTAGGAATGTTAGAAAAGGATATGAAAAAATATATTGACCATAAATATGTTGAGGCTGATGGTGGAATAACAGGAAATGGAAATCTTGTATCAAGCTCTTATTTATTTGATATAAAAACAGATAAAACAAATAATTCTATAAGTTTAACTGATGTTAATAGAAAAAATTTCAATACAATAGTTGAAAATAAAGAGCTTGGAAAAATTTTAGAAGATTCTTATGAAGGAGTTTCTGGAGAAAAATTAGACTTCTATAAATATATCTCACTTGGAGATAACTATGAAAGTTTCTCTGAAAGATTAAATGAAATTACAGGAATAGACAATATAACTACCTTAGAGGCACAAGTAGTAGATATTACAAAAGATTTAAACAGACAATACAAAGGATTTATAAAAAATAATAAGGAAGAGGGAGTTGTATTTAGTTATTTAAACAGTAAATCTGAAATAGGAGAACAAGGAAAATATTCAGGTTTTGAAAGAGAAAGTAATGGATTTATGTCTGGATATAATAAATATGTTTTAGATAATTTAAGAGTTGGAGCAGGTCTATCTTATATGAAATCTAGCATAGATTATACAGATGAAAGTTCAAATAAAATAGAAACTTGGAATGCAAGAGCTTATTCTGAATATAAGATAAAAAATATAAATTTATTAAGTGATATATCTTTTGGATATAACCAAAGTGAAAATAAAAGATTTGGTGGAGATAATTTACATAGTGGAGATGTAAATATCTATACTTTAGGATTTAATAACTCTCTATACAAAAACTATAATATTACTGATAGATTTAGTGTAAATCCTAGTATCAATCTAGACTTTACTTATTATTATCAAGATGATTATAAGGAAGATAATGGAAAATTCTCTGTAAATGGAGATAAGACTAATGGGTATTATGGAACTTTAGGAACAGCAGTAGATTTAAAATATGATATTTTTGCTAGTGGTAATAATAAAATATCATTAGTTGGTGGAATGGAATATTCTTATGATATTTTAAGTAGTACAGAGGATATAGATTTAGAAAATATTATAGGTAAGTTTTCTGAAGAAAAAAGAGAGCTAGATAAAAATTCATTAGTTTATAATTTAGGAGTAGAATACACTTATAATGATGATTACTCTGTTGGATTAAAATATTCAAAAGAGATTGTAAATGATGTTGATAATGAAAAAATAGGTTTAGATTTTACTTATAAATTTTAG
- a CDS encoding autotransporter outer membrane beta-barrel domain-containing protein, with protein sequence MNKIIKIIIPALIFSLTGCGGGGGGGGGSNVTIRPNIPNPPSIAIPNINDGSYDNENVINTDKPISWSVSKKGEKVIGVSGKNIDISGEIKITDIGAKNIEINSLNNYSFGIFSENGNVNNKAEVILSGDKTNGIFGKDSDITNNLEIKSEKIEVTKMEKIDPNEVIGIFSTGSSGIVRNNGSINLSSNNKSIGMYLDSSLGVNNKTINVTSNNLAIGMFVVGKNGSAINNNKINVDSKKNGYGMVAGYGATAKNNGTINIKNKGYGMYAFSGGYALNGEGAVINLSSVADGAMLADGNGSIVENRGTINIDKDNTIIKKGEELKAINGGRIINKGVINKNGDLFLSMDRGFYQIGTSENGSYGKIKSKNLSIDGNLEIDSTITKGSYKEEYLLEDVFEAEKLTLDKNTNVLSNSILYDALLEKNSFGNIDGKLVKNGKELKDFVKDDLDPTANIFNKYYNEEDYLALDEASKNILDRIDLSNDKGLEKSLEELTPRIYGNIQKEILDINSLFEENRINSLENIGNKENNFVLLENYQKVEPDRNILGYKNLTSGFLGTKSLRKDNYLSVGYGYSNIDYDNDDDSKIHSINVGIDKIIEENDTIFKVGFGGLYNYHKNTRKYGSQEIKSKFDSYGINSYFEVSKIFKNKNIDFVPFVGASLGYYSSESFDENINNFILDIEKQDFISCEPRLGVEIRKSIKDLEIFSKLSYSYELGNMDKNLDYTYRNLNERNKIENLEEKDSLDFKIGSKYSNENIWVSTNLGKDFGENDNRYVEFNFGYRF encoded by the coding sequence ATGAATAAAATTATAAAAATAATAATACCTGCATTGATATTCTCTCTCACAGGTTGTGGAGGAGGGGGAGGTGGTGGCGGAGGTAGCAACGTCACAATTCGTCCGAATATTCCTAATCCACCAAGTATAGCAATTCCAAATATAAATGACGGAAGTTACGATAATGAAAATGTGATAAATACTGATAAACCAATCTCTTGGTCAGTGTCTAAAAAAGGAGAAAAGGTTATTGGAGTTTCTGGGAAAAATATTGATATTTCAGGAGAGATAAAAATAACAGATATAGGAGCTAAAAATATAGAGATAAATAGTCTAAATAATTATTCTTTTGGAATTTTCTCAGAAAATGGAAATGTAAATAATAAAGCAGAGGTAATTTTATCAGGAGATAAAACTAATGGAATTTTTGGTAAAGATTCAGACATTACAAATAATTTAGAGATAAAATCAGAAAAAATAGAAGTAACAAAAATGGAAAAAATAGACCCAAATGAAGTAATAGGGATTTTTTCAACAGGAAGTAGTGGAATAGTCCGTAATAATGGAAGTATAAATCTATCATCAAATAATAAATCTATTGGAATGTATTTAGATAGTTCTTTGGGAGTAAATAATAAAACAATCAATGTAACTTCTAATAATCTTGCAATAGGTATGTTTGTTGTTGGAAAAAATGGAAGTGCTATTAATAATAATAAGATAAATGTTGATAGCAAAAAAAATGGTTATGGAATGGTAGCAGGATATGGAGCAACAGCAAAAAATAATGGAACTATCAATATTAAAAATAAAGGTTATGGAATGTATGCTTTTTCAGGAGGATATGCTTTAAATGGAGAGGGAGCAGTGATAAATCTATCTTCAGTAGCTGATGGAGCAATGTTAGCTGATGGAAATGGTTCAATAGTAGAAAATAGAGGAACTATCAATATAGATAAAGATAATACTATTATAAAAAAAGGCGAAGAATTAAAAGCTATAAATGGCGGAAGAATAATTAATAAAGGTGTTATCAATAAAAATGGAGATCTATTTTTATCTATGGATAGAGGATTTTACCAAATAGGAACATCAGAAAATGGAAGTTATGGAAAAATAAAAAGTAAAAATCTAAGTATAGATGGAAATTTAGAAATAGATTCTACTATAACTAAAGGAAGTTATAAAGAGGAATATCTATTAGAAGATGTTTTTGAAGCAGAAAAATTAACCTTAGATAAAAATACAAATGTCTTGTCGAATTCTATTTTATATGATGCTTTATTAGAGAAAAATTCCTTTGGAAATATAGATGGAAAGTTAGTAAAAAATGGCAAAGAGTTAAAAGATTTTGTCAAAGATGATTTAGATCCAACTGCTAATATTTTTAATAAATATTATAATGAAGAAGATTACTTAGCTTTAGATGAGGCATCTAAAAATATTTTAGATAGAATAGATTTATCAAATGACAAGGGATTGGAAAAAAGTTTAGAGGAGTTAACGCCTAGAATTTATGGAAATATCCAAAAGGAGATTTTGGATATAAATAGTTTATTTGAAGAAAATAGAATTAATTCTCTTGAAAATATTGGAAATAAAGAGAATAATTTTGTGTTGCTAGAAAATTATCAAAAAGTTGAGCCAGATAGAAATATTTTAGGTTATAAAAATTTAACTTCAGGATTTTTAGGGACAAAATCTCTGAGAAAAGATAATTATCTATCAGTAGGATATGGATATTCAAACATTGATTATGATAATGATGATGATTCTAAAATCCATTCTATTAATGTAGGAATAGATAAAATTATAGAAGAAAATGATACTATATTTAAAGTTGGGTTTGGGGGATTATATAACTATCATAAAAATACTAGAAAGTATGGAAGTCAAGAGATTAAATCTAAATTTGATTCTTATGGAATAAATTCTTATTTTGAAGTTTCTAAAATTTTTAAAAATAAAAATATAGATTTTGTGCCTTTTGTAGGAGCTAGTTTAGGATATTATTCTTCTGAAAGTTTTGATGAAAATATAAATAATTTTATATTAGATATAGAAAAACAAGATTTTATATCTTGTGAACCTAGATTAGGTGTTGAAATTAGAAAGAGTATAAAGGATTTAGAAATTTTCTCTAAATTATCATACTCTTATGAATTGGGAAATATGGATAAAAATTTAGATTATACCTATAGAAATTTAAATGAGAGAAATAAGATAGAAAACTTAGAAGAAAAAGATAGTTTAGATTTTAAGATAGGTAGTAAATATTCCAATGAAAATATATGGGTATCTACTAATCTAGGGAAAGATTTTGGAGAAAATGATAATAGATATGTAGAGTTTAACTTTGGATATAGATTTTAA
- a CDS encoding type III toxin-antitoxin system ToxN/AbiQ family toxin, with product MDKKKLKFYIVTEEYMSYLKKYDEKVMDNRGIKNKRPYIGVLFEIDRKKYLAPLSSPKPKHLTMKNSLDFVKINQGEFGVINLNNMFPVIEEVIIEKNINLEEDNKYKELLVNQLDWCNKMENRDNIYRKAEKLYKEILNKKEQSRFWNRCCNFSLLEEKAIEFIL from the coding sequence TTGGATAAGAAAAAACTAAAATTTTATATAGTTACAGAAGAGTATATGTCCTATTTAAAAAAATATGATGAAAAAGTGATGGATAACAGAGGAATAAAAAATAAAAGACCATATATAGGAGTTTTATTTGAAATTGATAGGAAAAAATATCTTGCCCCCCTTTCATCTCCTAAGCCAAAACATCTGACAATGAAAAATAGTTTAGATTTTGTAAAAATAAACCAAGGAGAATTTGGAGTTATAAACCTTAATAATATGTTCCCTGTCATTGAAGAGGTAATCATAGAAAAAAATATTAATTTGGAAGAAGATAATAAATATAAAGAACTTTTGGTCAATCAACTTGATTGGTGTAATAAAATGGAGAATAGAGATAATATTTATAGAAAAGCTGAAAAATTATATAAAGAAATTTTAAATAAGAAAGAGCAGAGTAGATTTTGGAATAGATGTTGTAATTTTTCTTTACTGGAAGAAAAAGCCATAGAATTTATTCTTTAA